The stretch of DNA CGGATACGATAACTTCTTTTATAGAGGATTACTTCCTGCAAATCTGCTGGTTGGTTGGAGTCGCGAAAATGTAAATAACAGACTGGAAGGGATGTTTACATTCGCTTTTGCTGCCGAATACGCAACCTTAGCACGATACGAATTGGAGAAAAATTAACTAACTTAAATTTATATTGTTATGATAAAAACACATCATGCCAGAAGGATGCAATTTTTGTGTTCCTGCATTTTAATGATGCTCTTTCTTGTCTTTGCGCCTTCGCTATGGGCTCAAAACAAGACCATATCGGGTATAGTTACAGATGAAAATAATGAACCTGTAACCGGAGCGAGTGTAGCAATTAAGAATACGACTGTTGGTACAATCACAGATATAGATGGTAAATATACTATCGATGCCCCTGCAAATGCTACTTTGGTCTTTAAGTTCTTAGGATATGGAACGAAAGAAGAGAAGGTGAACGGACGTAGCCTCATCAATGTGGCAATGACCGTTGACGAAACCACACTCGAAGATGTTGTGGTTGTCGGTTATGGCGTACAGAAGAAGGTTACTTTAACCGGAGCTGTGGCAGGCATCAAAGGGAACGAGATGTTGAAAACCAAGAACGAAAACCCTCAGAATATGCTTACCGGTAAAATTGCCGGGGTGCGTGTATGGCAAAAGAGTGCTGAGCCGGGTACATTCAATAACAACTTTGACATTCGCGGACTAGGTGCACCATTGGTAGTTATCGATGGTATTCCGAGTACTACAGAAGAATTTCAACGTTTGAATGCAAATGATATTGACGATATCTCTGTTCTGAAAGATGCTTCGGCGGCTATATATGGGGTTCGTTCGGCAAATGGAGTTGTATTGGTAACTACCAAAAAAGGATCGAAAGACGGAAAAACATCAGTTTCTTACAATGGAACATATACTTTCCAAAAGCCATCGGGTATGCCTGTTCTTGCTGACCCTTACCAGACTATGACATTGTACAACGAAAGGTCTATGAACAATATCAATGGAGGAAGTATCATCTATAAGGAGGAAGATTTTGAGGCTTTTCGCAACGGTACTCGCCGCACAACGAATTGGACAGACCTATTATTCTCTGATTATGCACCGCAAACGCAACATGACTTAAGCATCACCGGTGGTAACGACAAAACTCAGTTCTATGTAGGTATGGGTTACTTCTATCAGGAAGGGTTCTTTAAGTCGGGCGACCTTAATTATAATAAATATAATCTTCGTGCTAACGTTACTACTAAAATTCTTGACGGATTAACTTTTGATATTAATTTAAGCGGTGTTGCCGATGAGCGCAACAATCCATATACAGATGCTGTAAATATCATTCGTACTTATTGGAGACAAGGTGTTTTGAATCCGGCGTATGCTGACCCTGAAAACACAATGCTAAATTATCAAGGATTGGAAATGCAGGAGAATGCCGTAGCACAAATGACTTCTGATATATCGGGATATAGAAAATATCAACAAAAATATTTTCAATCTTCGGCATCGCTTAATTATGATTTAGGTGTTGTAGCTCCCGTATTGAAAGGATTATCGGCAAAAGCATTAGTGAGCTTCAATTACCGTATGGATAACAATAAGGCATATCGTAAAGAATACTATCAATATGCATACAATGAGGTTACCGGTTCTTATGATCAGGCATTGTTCAATGCCAGTTCGCCAAGCCGTCTTCGTCGCGAATCATATAATAAGCAACAGATATTGAGCCAGCTATTATTGAACTACAACCGTACTTTCGGTGAACACACTTTTGGTGGAGTAGTTGGTATGGAAACACAAAAGCGTACCGGTGATAATTTCTATGCACAGCGTGAGCTTGCATTTTCTACAGATTATCTTTTTGCGGGTGTTGACGAAAACCAGTTGGGCGGTATGAATATTGGCAACAATGACCTTTATGAAGAAGCTAATGCTGCAATGATCGGTAGGATAAATTATGCTTATGGCAGCCGCTATATTCTCGAAGCTCAATTCCGTTACGATGGATCTTCTAAGTTTGCAAAAGGACACCAATGGGGATTCTTCCCTTCTGTATCGGCAGGATGGCGTATCTCAGAAGAGCCTTTCTTCAAATCAGTTTCTGCCCTGTCATTTGTAAATCAGTTGAAACTTCGTGCCAGCTATGGGGTATTAGGGGATGACTTGTCCGGCGATTGGAATTATGAGTGGGCAAATGGATATAACTATCCTGCTACAAACTCTAACTCAGCTTCGGGATATTACAATCAGTATGCTCCGGGATTCATCATCGGAGATAAATATATTTCTGCTGCTTCTACCAAGCCGCTTCCTAATGTTGGTATCTCTTGGTACGAGTCTCGTACACTCGATGTTGGGGTAGACTTCGAAGGATGGAACGGGTTGTTTGGTTTTGCCGCCGATTATTTTGATCGTCGTCGCGAAGGTATGTTTGCCCGTCGCAAAGGAGATTTGCCTACCGTAGTAGGTGCTGAGGCTCCAAATGAAAACCTGGATAGTGACCGTCATTTCGGTATAGACCTTGAACTATCCCACCGTAACAAGATAAATGATTTTTCATATCGTGTAAAAGCGATTAGTACAATTACCCGTCAAAAACACATGATCGCTTCCGAAAAAGGACCATGGGGTAACTCGTACGACAGATGGCGTAACGACAACCTCACTAATCGTTATCAGGGAGTACAGTTCGGATATACTTCTTCCGGACGTTATCAGAACTGGAAAGATATCTGGTCTTATCCAATTTATAAAGATCGTGGACTTTTACCGGGCGACTATAAATATGTAGACTGGAATGGTGATGGTGAAATAAGCGATTTGGATAAACACCCTTATGCGTATGACCAAACACCGTGGTTGAATTATAGTTTCAACTTTGATTTCGAATACAAGAATTTCGACTTGAATATATTGTTGCAAGGATCAGCACTTGGTTCTATGAAATACCAAGAGCCATTGTACGCTATATGGGGTAGCAATGGTGGTGGTACACTTACTCAGTTTCTTGATCGTTGGCATCCGGTAGATCCGTTTGCAGACCCTTACGATCCTGCAACACAATGGGTATCGGGTTATTATGGCTATACAGGACATTATCCTGATGCAGACTCTGAGTTCAACCGTGTAAGCACAGCTTACTTGCGTCTGAAGAGTATCGAATTAGGGTATACATTGCCTAAGATAAAGGCATTGTCGTCTATGAGATTGCGCATGTTTGCCAATGCTTACAACCTATTTACTATAACAGGAGTGAAATTTGTTGACCCTGAGCATCCGGATGATGAATTGGGACGTTTGTATCCACTCAATAAAACGTACACCGTCGGTATGTCTCTTACGTTCTAAAAACTTGTATTAGTAACGAAATAATAAATTTGATAGATATGAAAAAAATATTAATACTGTCTTTGCTAAGCATGTTATTCTTTACAGCTTGCAACGATCTAGATATTCCGCCAAAAAATCTGATAACCGACGAAGATCTTCTTACCAATGAATCGGGTATGGATATTTACATGGCGACTATGTACAGCAACATGCCTTTCGAGGATTTTAAATATATGGGCGAATGGGGTGTAGAATTCAACTCATGGCTGGGATCTATGGGTATAGAAGGAACAGGAGAAGCCCTTAATCGTGACGGTATCTGTAAGACTTTCACAGGCGAACGCACAGCCTATTGGGGAAATGCATTCTCTTTGTTGCGCAAAGCCAATTATTTGCTCGAGACACTACCTAAATATAAGGATTCGTTTCAGGAACAGACATACAATCATTATTTAGGAGAAGGATACTTTGTACGTGCCTTTGTATTTTATGCTATGGCTCGTCGTTTTGGAGGAATCCCACTGGTAACAAAGGTGATTCAGTATCCGAATGATAAAGAGGCGCTAGAAGTACCACGTGCCAGCGAAGAGGAAACATGGGATCAGATTCTAGCAGACTTCGACCAGGCAGCTTCATTGTTGAGTCCAACCAGTCCAAAGTCCGGATATGCTAACAAATATGTAGCTCTGTCTTTCAAATCTGAGGCAATGTTATATGCAGGGAGCGTTGCTAAATACAACGAAACCGTAACAGGACGCCTTACCGGCTTTGGTCAGAAGACTGGTGTTCGTGTAATTGGTTTCGGTGAAGACACATGGCAAAGTGCATCGAAGAGATATTTCAAAGAAGCATATAAAGCCGCACGTGAAGTAATACAGACCGGAGGTTATTCTCTCTATAAGAAAAAATGGTCGGCTACAGATCGTGAAGCACAATACCAGAATATGGTGGATATGTTTAGTGACCTTTCAAGCCCAGAAAATATTTATGTGAGAAAATATATGTATCCAACTCTAACTCACGGGTATGATGCTTATAGTGCGCCATTTATATTCCGTGCACCATTATCGTCGGGAACATGTCCTACTCTTGACTTCCTTGAGTTGTTTGACGGATTTGCTCGCTACGCTGATGGAACAGTTAAGGTAACAACAGGAACATCGAATACAAACGGTGATTATATATTGTATGATAAGCCAATGGACTTCTTCAAAAATGCAGAGCCAAGGTTACGTGCTTATGTAATATTCCCGGGAGATATGTTTAAGGGCAAAGAAATTGAAATTCGTGCGGGAGTATACACAGGCTCAACACCGGTGAAGCCTTTGTTCAAAGATTATTCTTATGCTAATGCCGAAACATATTACCAACATTTGGATGTTTATACACAGAAGCCTAAGACATTATATTTGAGCCCAAAATTTGAGAATCCTGAAAAAGTGGAGTTTAATGGGCAAACGATAACAGCTTCCGGAGCAAATGGCCCGTTCTACGATCAGGGAGAATCTGCAATGGCAGGTCTTTATGGACGTAAATGGCTAAATCCTGACCCTGCATTTGTGGCAGCAGAAGGAAAATCAGAGCAACCATTTATCCTGATGCGCTATGCTGATGTATTGCTCAATGCTGCTGAGGCTGCTGTAGAATTGTCATTGGCAGGCGAACCGTCTCCTGACGGATCAGACTTGTTGAAAGTAGCAACAGATGCAGTAAACGAGATTCGCGAACGTGCAGGAGCAACCAAGCTTACTTCTAATCTTACTTCATCGGTAGAAGGACGCAATACTGTGCGCAAAGAGAGACGTAAAGAACTTGCTTTTGAGCATAAAACTAAATGGGACTTGAGACGCTGGCGTGTGCAACATTACGATGGACGTGATGGCTTCTGGGGTGAAACACGGAATAAGGATGCTTACAGCAATAACTCTCGTTATCGTTTCCGTGGATTGTATCCGTTCCTTTCTACTCAAACAGGTAAATATTTCTTCGATGCCCATTTCCAAATGGTAGGGTTGAGAACATTCGAGTATAATCCGATCGATTATTATTTTGCAATCCCTGGCGGAGAGGTTTCTAAGAGCCCTGTAATTGATCAACAACCAAATAGATAATGAACAATAATAAAACACAGAATATGAAAAAAATAGTATTTTATTCTTTAATGTGTGCACTGCTATCTTTCAGTTCCTGCGATTTGTTCAAGATGGACAATTACGAAGAGCCGGCCGAAACACTGGAAGGTGAAGTAGTAGACGTGGCTACCGGCGAGCGGGTGCTTACCGACCAAGGTAGCGAAGGTATTCGTGTACGTCTCACCGAGCTTAGCTGGGGTGATAATGTTACGCACAATCCGGATTTCTATTGTATGCCTGACGGATCATTTAGAAATACAAAGTTGTTTAAAGGAAACTATAATATACGTATCGACGGTCCTTTTATTCCTCTCATTCGTGAAGCCAGTGGCATACTTTTGGCTGACGAAACAAAAACAATTGATATAAAAGGAACAACCAAGGTGAAGTTTGAAGTACAGCCTTTCTTAAAAGTAGAATGGGTCGAAGAGCCTACTGTTACCAACGGGAAGATAAAAGCAAAGGTACGTGTAACTCGTGGCGTGTCGGAAGAAGACTTCCGAGCAAAGATAGAACCGATGGGAAGTTATAACAATAGCTTTTTGAATATGACTGATATTCAATTGTTCGTCAGCTATTCGTCAACTGTAGGATACCGTGCCCGTGACGAGAGATGGTCGAACCAGATAGAATATACAGGTTCAGCTTTTAACTCTTTGTTTGGTCAAACGATTACGATCGAATCTAAAGGCACTATACCTGCCGGACGTACAGTATTTATTCGTGCAGCAGCACGTATCAATTACGATACTCCGCTAGGTAGTGGAACCCGCAGATGGAATTACAATGAGCCAATGGAGGTGATGATTCCATAATGTAGAGAAATAAATCAGATTTAAGGTTTAAAGTAATTGACCTGCCGGTTAGGCTTTAAACCTTAGATTTTTTATTTATTATCCTAAATCAGGTTATATTTGCAGATGTATACTAATGAGGTTTGTAATATATAAAGAAAATGCCCTTTGATAAGCCTTTGCTCTCTATGCAAAAAGTTATCTTCTATGTAACTTGATACTGATCTTAAACAAATTAAATTAACTTGGCTATTACCTTATTATGAAAAAGAATGTATTAATCTTATGCCTTTTGGGGCTTGGCCTTCAGCTGGGGGCTCAAACCAAAGACAATGTTAAAACCACATTCCAGACTTCACGAGAGTGGAGACCAACAATAGATACCCGAGCCGATGCGGTGATGGTATATGGAGTAGGTGGAAACCCTTCTGATAAATCGAAAAGAATACCGTTTGAAGAACGTGTGCAATCGTGGCGTGACAGAGGTTATATTGCTCACTTCATGACAGGCATAGCTTGGGGCGAATACCAAGACTACTTTACAGGACAATGGGATGGCAAAATGCATCTGGATGAAGGTCAGGTGCAGCAAAATGGAGATACGATATGGCATGGACATATGGTTCCTTATATCGTTCCTACACAGAACTACCTGAAATATATAAAAGAAAGACATGTAAAGCGGGTGATCGATGCAGGCATCGACGCCATATTTATGGA from Dysgonomonas mossii encodes:
- a CDS encoding SusC/RagA family TonB-linked outer membrane protein, which produces MIKTHHARRMQFLCSCILMMLFLVFAPSLWAQNKTISGIVTDENNEPVTGASVAIKNTTVGTITDIDGKYTIDAPANATLVFKFLGYGTKEEKVNGRSLINVAMTVDETTLEDVVVVGYGVQKKVTLTGAVAGIKGNEMLKTKNENPQNMLTGKIAGVRVWQKSAEPGTFNNNFDIRGLGAPLVVIDGIPSTTEEFQRLNANDIDDISVLKDASAAIYGVRSANGVVLVTTKKGSKDGKTSVSYNGTYTFQKPSGMPVLADPYQTMTLYNERSMNNINGGSIIYKEEDFEAFRNGTRRTTNWTDLLFSDYAPQTQHDLSITGGNDKTQFYVGMGYFYQEGFFKSGDLNYNKYNLRANVTTKILDGLTFDINLSGVADERNNPYTDAVNIIRTYWRQGVLNPAYADPENTMLNYQGLEMQENAVAQMTSDISGYRKYQQKYFQSSASLNYDLGVVAPVLKGLSAKALVSFNYRMDNNKAYRKEYYQYAYNEVTGSYDQALFNASSPSRLRRESYNKQQILSQLLLNYNRTFGEHTFGGVVGMETQKRTGDNFYAQRELAFSTDYLFAGVDENQLGGMNIGNNDLYEEANAAMIGRINYAYGSRYILEAQFRYDGSSKFAKGHQWGFFPSVSAGWRISEEPFFKSVSALSFVNQLKLRASYGVLGDDLSGDWNYEWANGYNYPATNSNSASGYYNQYAPGFIIGDKYISAASTKPLPNVGISWYESRTLDVGVDFEGWNGLFGFAADYFDRRREGMFARRKGDLPTVVGAEAPNENLDSDRHFGIDLELSHRNKINDFSYRVKAISTITRQKHMIASEKGPWGNSYDRWRNDNLTNRYQGVQFGYTSSGRYQNWKDIWSYPIYKDRGLLPGDYKYVDWNGDGEISDLDKHPYAYDQTPWLNYSFNFDFEYKNFDLNILLQGSALGSMKYQEPLYAIWGSNGGGTLTQFLDRWHPVDPFADPYDPATQWVSGYYGYTGHYPDADSEFNRVSTAYLRLKSIELGYTLPKIKALSSMRLRMFANAYNLFTITGVKFVDPEHPDDELGRLYPLNKTYTVGMSLTF
- a CDS encoding RagB/SusD family nutrient uptake outer membrane protein, with the protein product MKKILILSLLSMLFFTACNDLDIPPKNLITDEDLLTNESGMDIYMATMYSNMPFEDFKYMGEWGVEFNSWLGSMGIEGTGEALNRDGICKTFTGERTAYWGNAFSLLRKANYLLETLPKYKDSFQEQTYNHYLGEGYFVRAFVFYAMARRFGGIPLVTKVIQYPNDKEALEVPRASEEETWDQILADFDQAASLLSPTSPKSGYANKYVALSFKSEAMLYAGSVAKYNETVTGRLTGFGQKTGVRVIGFGEDTWQSASKRYFKEAYKAAREVIQTGGYSLYKKKWSATDREAQYQNMVDMFSDLSSPENIYVRKYMYPTLTHGYDAYSAPFIFRAPLSSGTCPTLDFLELFDGFARYADGTVKVTTGTSNTNGDYILYDKPMDFFKNAEPRLRAYVIFPGDMFKGKEIEIRAGVYTGSTPVKPLFKDYSYANAETYYQHLDVYTQKPKTLYLSPKFENPEKVEFNGQTITASGANGPFYDQGESAMAGLYGRKWLNPDPAFVAAEGKSEQPFILMRYADVLLNAAEAAVELSLAGEPSPDGSDLLKVATDAVNEIRERAGATKLTSNLTSSVEGRNTVRKERRKELAFEHKTKWDLRRWRVQHYDGRDGFWGETRNKDAYSNNSRYRFRGLYPFLSTQTGKYFFDAHFQMVGLRTFEYNPIDYYFAIPGGEVSKSPVIDQQPNR
- a CDS encoding DUF3823 domain-containing protein, which codes for MKKIVFYSLMCALLSFSSCDLFKMDNYEEPAETLEGEVVDVATGERVLTDQGSEGIRVRLTELSWGDNVTHNPDFYCMPDGSFRNTKLFKGNYNIRIDGPFIPLIREASGILLADETKTIDIKGTTKVKFEVQPFLKVEWVEEPTVTNGKIKAKVRVTRGVSEEDFRAKIEPMGSYNNSFLNMTDIQLFVSYSSTVGYRARDERWSNQIEYTGSAFNSLFGQTITIESKGTIPAGRTVFIRAAARINYDTPLGSGTRRWNYNEPMEVMIP